The genomic interval GAAGCAGGTTTATCTTAATTTTTAGCGTAGTAACTCGCGTGTAGCTATCATAAttcagttatttttcttttattgatttttggtCTGATTATGGCAAAGGCTcgactgaaaaattattcccttCACAGAAATTTGAAGACCGGTCCAgatcgaattacattaaacTCAAACGATATACAGTTTAATTCTTGCACTATAGTAGTACTGAAAATTAGATCTGACTCAATATACGAACGTGCATAGGTAAATAGCTTTTTCAGTCTTTGATCTTAAGCTAGAGCTTCACCAAATTAAGATACCTACTTAAAATGTATTTTTGATTTAGAAGAGAGATTATGGTTTGTTATTAAATGGAATGTTTCCTAGAGCTTCTCTTTGGACATTTACTTCGTCTGCAAGTTGGCTAACAAATGGATGCCGAATTTTGCCATTGGTAGACACAAAGAATTCTTCTAGCTTACCAGGTACACTATCACGCTTTTCATATTCAAATGCTTGCATGATTAGATCTAGCCTATCCAAGTCTTTCACATACTGCGCTTCGGGAGTTTGCTGTTCCTCGTACTCCTAAGAAATGGTAAAATCGACAAAAGTTCAGGGAAATATagtgaagaatttgaaaaataattcagaatACTACTGCCAATGTAAACAAGGAACTCATTCATACCCTGAACATTGTCAACATATCAGGTCCCTTGTCTCCCAGAAGATCACAAATTTTTTGCATTGCTTCGTCTTCTAATTTGTGCTTTTCTTCGGGAGAAATACCACAAACTGGTGTTATGTCTCCGACTATGCACTCAGCCAGATCATGAATTAGGGTCATCTGCATAATCCTAGTGATAAAATGATATTATCAACAAACAAGTTTTATGATTGAGATGTTGCAAATAGTTTGGAAATCTTcagtagataaaaaaaattgattaacgaAGGTTCAGTAAAATTGACTATCCAGAGATAGAATCAAGTGATTAGTTGAGGATAGGTGATGCATAGAAAATAGGTTCAGCTTGATTCTTACTTTACTTTGTCTAAATTTTCGGTATTGTCAATCAAAAACGACAGCATAGCCATGCGATACATGTGCCCAGATATAGTTTCAGGATCCACAACGTTGTGAAGAATCCATCCCGTCCTTTTGACATGCTGTAGAACAACACCCTAATTAATACCAGGCAGTATTCTCAATGCACTGATAAAAAATTGGCCAAGCATACAAGATCATAAAcatatgatatagctagcatATGTTTCATGTTTCATACAAGATCAATCAAATGATCTAATCCCAGCAtgttaatatttatttgaagATTCGGACTTTGATATTAAAGACTCTCACTTTCGTACCTTAAGTCTGCCGACGAGTTCcatgaatttgaataattttttgacgtCAGTCATTTTGGAAGttctttctcaaaaaaaaaggcaCTCTATAATATTGCGATGAATTACTATTTACAGGTTATACTTTATATGATCACTGCAAGCATTCTTTGTAGTACTAATTCTTTGCTTAATCTAACGATGTGTTATACATAAATTAGGTAACCAGCGAATGGGCGACAGGTGGCGATGCTTTGCAGTCTGTGATTTAAAGGGTCCCTAATTCGTGAAATGAAATCGCGCGAAATCTCAGGTTGTCTCAGGATTCGATTCAGAGTAGTCTTCAGGAAAAAAGATAGCATTCTCCCCGTGTGATTTTAATACGAAATGGCTGCAGCCAACAACTCACGgacaaaatttttagaaaattcgtGACAATTCCGTTTGGCCCAgcataataatataatgcTGTATGTCAGTATATCAAAACGGCTTATGAActgagaatgttgaaattcgaCAACATAATCATCTCACCAATCCAGTGAATGGCCACCCACGCATGTGCTTTGGCAGCAAATCATCAGCAATATTTACTCCAATGTAGGAAGAGAATTTCCCACCTCTTCGATACTCATGCCCTGTTTTATTGATGTTACTCTGAAGCAGCTTTTCAAGCACGCTTTCTCCCCTACGCTGCACCCTCCCTCGTATTCAAACTTGTTCAGTTTCCACAGAATACTGGACTACAATTCAAAAGTTCCGCACAGTTAATTGTCGTGAATACATAGAAAAATTGACTAGAACAAACAACgataaatcaacgaaaatattaCATGATAAAtttagcttaacatacggatACCCATGGCAAAAATTTCTtaagaataaatatattatatctcgTTCGCACAGGGCGACCTGTAGGCAATAGACGACGAAGTTGCGCACAACCCACCCTGGTCAGAAATATAATATCATCCAGTTCTCTCTGAGTTCGGGGATCTCCTAAGTATAGTTCGACTAGTTTCgtaaaacaaagaataaaaagtaaaaaaaaaccaccacaGTGGCCTACAGCTGATTGTTGACTTTCCTGTTGAGTGAGACCTAccttttattaatattttaacaTAATCTACGTGAAACTGTGCGTGTAAATTATACCAAAATATACCAAGTCTTCTTCCGGCTACACCTTGTCATATACAGCTATGAACAGATCCTGTTACTATTTCACCTAGGTTTTTCGCTGTGTACCCCAAAATACGGTGATGGGAGATTCAGCATAGGACCAAAATATTATTGACCTGTTAtcggatgataataataatatgacgatgatgatactgaatttcaaataatattatcaGTTTCGCGGATGTTGGGTGTTAGAATAAAGAATACCCAGTGTGTAGAATCAAATTTTAGATATTTCgttaaattgaataatatatttgaaattgcAAAAGTCTTATATTTATCTacacgtgaatttttcaacctacCTAATTATTTCGTACAATGGCAAGTGGAAATCAAGAACACAGGTGAGTAAAATACATAGAATCATTATATTTGACTCTATGTTGAGctttattaaaatattcataactattgttactattttttctttacctatGGAAATGCACACCCAAAtgtgtttgttgttttttgatgTTAAGAAATCAAtatttaaattcaatattttcagtaacatgattattataatgatgTTTTTCCCAATAATTATATGAATACCATATGATACGACAGCATGCATTTAAAAGCAAGTCAATCATGCACAATTATTACAAAGTGCATGTAATAAACTTATACTATACACACATCATCTGATTTTTTATGAACTGTTCAGTATGCTATGCCTACTATGTTTGTCATAGAACTGGGTGGGGtggattttactttttttgaaaaaatgtatgttctaattctattttactttcttctttgACTGGTAAAATTATGACAAGTCGAAcagttgaaaatataattgacgTGGCAGGATAAACTGTTACACATCATTCcttcaaatatatattatgtcaTCACAAATATAAAAGGATGTAATGATAATCTGGAAGAATTAGTTATGAACGTCGATTACTGATTAGGATCCAAGTTTGTCTGTTAATAGTTATCTTGGATTTATAATGTGTTGAagcctcaaaaaaacgaactgttaacttattgttagcttaTCTGCTACTTATACATCTTATGGCAAGCAGTCTGAATTTGCTTCAGACTTAGCAAGGCTAAGAGATTCCATACAAATGCTACAATGTATATTCTGAATTATTTGGTTTGAATATTTCAAGGACATCTTTGCCAGCTACTGGACGCTCGGAGGTGAACCTGTGCTCGGTCCTAACGCTGGGCAAGGATCTCAGCAAAATTACAATGCCTGTCGTTTTTAACGAACCTCTGTCCTTTTTGCAAAGAGTTGCAGAATATATGGAGTATGCAAAACTACTCAAACAGGCTTCCATGGAAGATGACCCTCTTGTTAGGCTGCAGGTAATAATATAGATATGTTGTTCGTCGACCGATATGACTTATATGCTCCTCGCccagttcctttttttttgtttcctttcttAAAAATATCTGGAAGACTATCAGCGCTTATTCCTGAAAAGAATTATTGCAATGACCATGGTTTGATTCTTATAGCACATTTTCATCTCGGTATTCAATTAAAAAGGATCTTTCAATAGGACACTTATTCCAAATTTTGATGAGAGCTGCATGAATAAAGAAGGATTTTATCGCAATCAATGCAATACTGGTCACATCTCAACTTTCTACATGTATCATAATGAATGACAATTATCATACCTGCATCGGTTTTTAAATTACTGCACTCATTCTGTACACTGCTATTTTAGTATGTTTCAGCCTTTGCTGTTAGTGCTTTAGCATCAAATTGGGAACGTTTGGGAAAACCGTTCAATCCTTTGCTTGGTGAGACGTATGAATTGCAACGTGAAGATTTTAGGTAGGAagctgaaatttgaaagattGAATTTAATGAATGAACAAGTAATACTTCCATCCATTACTCAAGTCCATTATCTGACATAACAAAAGTCCTCATGTGTCTGTGCAGGATAATATGTGAACAGGTATCACATCATCCACCTGTATCTGCATTTCACGCGGACAGCgaggattttattttccacggtAGCATACATCCAAAACTGAAATTCTTCTGCAAGTCTGTTGAAATTCATCCCAAGGGTATGGTCACAGTTGAGCTACCGAAGTAAGTCTCTGGATTGAAATGGTGGAAGTAGAGACTATTAtcactaaaaaaaagaaagtagaagTTTCGTACTACGTTGATTGTGCAATGCATAAAGTCTGTAGAATTTACCATTAATTTCTAGATGGAAGGAGGCTTACACCTGGCAAAACGTCAACTGCATACTACACAATGTTCTTGTTGGTCAATTCTGGATGGAACAATTGGGTGCATTAGAAATTAAACAATTCGGAGGACTTAATTTGAAATCTACACTTACATTTAAAAGTGCTAGTCGAAATGGAAAGGACCTACACAGAGTCGAAGGGTTCATAACAGATCAAGAGTAATTGAGTTAATTTATCTCCTCACTGATGTATATACTGCATGGTTATGCTAATATTCTGATTGCATGAatatttcgtttgtttttttagtaaaaagaaattagtCTTCCTTTATGGCAAATGGACCGAACAGCTACGTGCTTGCGAACCGATATTGTATGAAGAGACtatcgagaaaattaaaagagacAATAAGAGTCCTCAGGGCAGCCCAGGACATAAGAAAGTCTTAGCCAAATTACATAGCTTTAAGGTTGGAGCCTTCAAGCCTTCTCACCAGGTACTTTTTGATATACCACCAACAAAAGTAGCTCTTGATGGGGATATGGGTTTTgctttatcaattattatgtACGCACTTCACTCTCAATCCGCAGGATGCAGTTGATGAGTCATCGGGAACAGAAGGAGAAGATAATCCTACCATCGATGAGATCCCAGGATCCTCTACTCTTTGGAAAGCTGCTCCAAGACCAGCAAATAGTGCGGAAGTAAGTTAGAGACTCTGAAATTAATAGATatatttgtttaaaaatattaatgtatattattcatGCGTTTTTCAGTTCTACCAATTCACAGAATTTGCAATGTCCCTCAATGAGATAGAACCAGGAATGGGAAAAGCGCTGTGCCCCACCGATTCTAGACTTCGACCTGATATAAGGAAACTCGAAATGGGAGATCAAGACGGTGCAGCTGCTGAAAAAATAAGGCTGGAAGAAAAGCAGAGAAAATCTCGAAAGTTCAGAAAGCAGAATAATGGCTCTGAATGGACACCGAGGTAAATATAAGAACCTCTCATCACATTGCCAGAGTAAATCTCGTAACCAATGCCCAAAATTTCCATCCGTTGTTTAAGTATTATATGCTATCAACTATGCAATTAATCTTCAGATGGTTTGCTGCTGGTACAAACCCTCACTCGGACCAAGTGGACTGGCTTTATCAAGGTGGATACTGGGATCGAAATTATTCAGACATCGAAGATATATTTTAGGTCagttaatttgaaattattgtgAGCGTAATGATTCGTAGTAAACTTGTGTCACTGGATATTAGGATGTGTGAACCTAGAATCATACTTTGTGTATTATAGAAATGTAATATTGCGCAAAttgatatacacatatatacgtatacaataataacagagaaaattatatggccattgaccaaaaaaattgttgaacttCGATTACTTATAGGAAAATTGAAgatcaattaaatttattgaCGTCGTTGTGCTACTTGCAATAGCCAACTCTTGACATCAGTGTTTGGAGATCGAATATGTTATTTGGATCGTGACATTGGAGAATAGTGAAgataaataacaaaatcaaACAGCCTTAGAACTGTAAACATAAATTTCTTGGCCTTCCTACAGATTCCACAAAATCGAGTAGCAAGAACGACGCAAGATACCAATATATAACACATGTTTGTTAGTTTAAAATTGTTGGAAATCTTATAGATTGTTAACAAGTAAAAATCTTCACGATTGTAAAGCCAAGCCAATTACCAAGTTGGTCGGACAGTTGAGaggattgaaaaatggtaaaCGTTGGCATGCTTAATTATCGTGTTGTAAATTTCCGTCTGTTACAATATCACTGTTAATATACCGCTGGACATTATAATACAAATCTCTGTCGTTACCGAGCAAAATAGCAAGTGTAGACTTGGTGTTGGCTTATGTCAATATGACCTCTGAAGTATATCCAATATTTTTGAGTAGTTATCGATGATTATGATGAATTACAACCTGCACATTCTGCACCAAGAAGGATTTGATTTGGTCCCACGAATCGCGGAATGTAACGGATAATttacaatgttttttttccatcggatGACACTGTAGGGTGACGAACCACTTTTTTCAAAGCGCAATAAGCATCTTATAAAGTTGGATACAGTTTTCTAAAAGATGTTATAGTGTGAAATCGTGTCGAATCGTAATTCTAACAGTACAAGTGCCCATGTACAAAAGTTCGAATGCTGAAAAAGCACAAAGTGACCAGTTTTTTCAGTAGTTTGCACGATGTACGTTTCTTCGTGCTTTTAAAGctgtataattaatcaagatGCACAGAATTTGAGAGTATAGTTATGATATAGCTTCATCGGAAACTGCAAACCGTTAgaattgtatatttttcaaatactgaATCGACTGTTAGCAAATTGTACATACAAACAACGAGTTCGCGCTGTTTCTTTACTTGTTTCCAGCGAGTATGTCATTCTAGATTCTAActtttactttaatttttttcgttgcataAAATTATATGCGGTGGACCTGTGAATACTTCGAAATACTCTCATTGAATCACATCTGATCACGACTCATATGGATTTCTACGAACCCTTTGCTACCATTtttatacataagaaaaaCCGAACTTCTATTCATAAATTCTGTTCTTCAAAATCTTCAACATAATGTTTGATATGtaatgtgtacatataacaGCAAAAAATAGTTTAGATAATGATCATCTCTTTTCATCGAGGATTTATCTCAAAGAAGAATCATAATTCCTCTTTAGAGGTTGgtgaattatgaaaatgatatGGATTCTATAGATCAGCAGCTAATTTCCAAATCAGTTGCAGCTAATAGACATTAGAAAATcataaacaatgaaaaaagctTATCAACTCAAAGCTTCCGAATATTCCACGTGCAGTCCTGTTACCAAAAGTTTTATGGatctaaattatttttttagcaCCTCTTTGCGGATAGTTTATCGTTGAAAGTAACATGTATTAATGTCGGGACTGAGTTAGCCTCCATGACGTTTCTTTTATAAAGCAAAATACAAAGTATATTGCTTTTTTATATCCTATCCATCTCAGACTTAGTGAGCTGTGTTTCGAGAAAATATGCAATAATTGCCCAGCGAGTGTTCAAACTCTAGGTCTTAACGTACTTCATTATTAGCAGACAATCTATTAAGAAAACTATTAGAATTATTTACCCTTCTAATGACTCTAATTGTGAATTATTCTAGGCAATtgtgttatttttcatatccatTCCACAGTAAAAAGATTGGAAAATATAGGTTTATGCGGTACAATAAAGTACACCGTTAAAATCCAAAAACCGCATTGTTTTctgatataattaatttgttgTGCCATGCTGAATAATCTTCAGGtgtttttggaaaatataacTCGGCTTTGTAGAAACCTGCCAAAGGTTTTCTAAACGAATGTTATGTAAACTTGTAACAAATACCACGTAAAAGTATTAATCAATtctcgatgtaaaaaaaatgtagaatatGAAGTGTATAACAAAACAGTTCATATAGGAATTGAATTGTGTAAAGAAATATTacttacaattattattgttagatGTTAAGTTTATAGCAGTATATGATTATAGCAAGGATTAAGCTGGATTCCTTCGCAAagattaataaatatttaatgcACACAACATTGTtttgtgtataatatttttcatagtaTACTTTTCCTCAAACTTTGttgattttacattttcaatCTGTTGAATCAATAATTTGTTACACAGCCAATACTTCGAATATCATCATTTaaagtttaaaaaatgttTGCGAACCGAAGTCTTGTTGATTGAACagattttgaatatttattgttaACTATATCTATACGAAATAAAGTTTCACATTATAAAATAGCATCGGGTCCTACCTTTGATGCAGTGTACGATAATTTTCACTGTTCAAAAGTAAGATCGGTAGCTGCAATACTGATCCGCTTCCTTGGTCTCCAATGGTATCAGTTTACCAGGCTCATATATCAGATCCACTATGTAATTTGGCCGCAGTAACTTCGTAGGGTAGATGGATGATGTGTGTTTGGTAATAGAAACAGACTCCTTTAttggattttcaaaagattGGTGGCCATTGCCGGAAGAAATCCTCCTATCGAAGAATCTCGACGATGATATGTGGTGTTTGCCGGTATCAGCGTCACGATTAGCAAAGCTGTTGAGGGACTCTTGATCGTTTTGCGCCTCAATCTAGCACccatgatgaaaatgaaaattgaatggtACCTTTGAGCTTGCGATTATATTCGTGATTGTCCCGATGAATTATTTGTCGCAGTTAAGTTCACCAATCCTTTCGCAAGTGTGTATATttaattctttatttattaaataCAGAACACTGAGAGTTGATCGGAACATACTAAATATACGATATAGATAACAGATTGGATACCTTACAGGAAAAAGGAAAGTGCAATAAG from Athalia rosae chromosome 1, iyAthRosa1.1, whole genome shotgun sequence carries:
- the LOC105685264 gene encoding 5'-deoxynucleotidase HDDC2 isoform X2, yielding MTDVKKLFKFMELVGRLKHVKRTGWILHNVVDPETISGHMYRMAMLSFLIDNTENLDKVKIMQMTLIHDLAECIVGDITPVCGISPEEKHKLEDEAMQKICDLLGDKGPDMLTMFREYEEQQTPEAQYVKDLDRLDLIMQAFEYEKRDSVPGKLEEFFVSTNGKIRHPFVSQLADEVNVQREALGNIPFNNKP
- the LOC105685267 gene encoding oxysterol-binding protein-related protein 2 yields the protein MASGNQEHRTSLPATGRSEVNLCSVLTLGKDLSKITMPVVFNEPLSFLQRVAEYMEYAKLLKQASMEDDPLVRLQYVSAFAVSALASNWERLGKPFNPLLGETYELQREDFRIICEQVSHHPPVSAFHADSEDFIFHGSIHPKLKFFCKSVEIHPKGMVTVELPKWKEAYTWQNVNCILHNVLVGQFWMEQLGALEIKQFGGLNLKSTLTFKSASRNGKDLHRVEGFITDQDKKKLVFLYGKWTEQLRACEPILYEETIEKIKRDNKSPQGSPGHKKVLAKLHSFKVGAFKPSHQDAVDESSGTEGEDNPTIDEIPGSSTLWKAAPRPANSAEFYQFTEFAMSLNEIEPGMGKALCPTDSRLRPDIRKLEMGDQDGAAAEKIRLEEKQRKSRKFRKQNNGSEWTPRWFAAGTNPHSDQVDWLYQGGYWDRNYSDIEDIF
- the LOC105685264 gene encoding 5'-deoxynucleotidase HDDC2 isoform X1, with translation MLSFFLKTTLNRILRQPEISRDFISRIRDPLNHRLQSIATCRPFAERTSKMTDVKKLFKFMELVGRLKHVKRTGWILHNVVDPETISGHMYRMAMLSFLIDNTENLDKVKIMQMTLIHDLAECIVGDITPVCGISPEEKHKLEDEAMQKICDLLGDKGPDMLTMFREYEEQQTPEAQYVKDLDRLDLIMQAFEYEKRDSVPGKLEEFFVSTNGKIRHPFVSQLADEVNVQREALGNIPFNNKP